A window of the Oncorhynchus keta strain PuntledgeMale-10-30-2019 chromosome 21, Oket_V2, whole genome shotgun sequence genome harbors these coding sequences:
- the LOC118400456 gene encoding cysteinyl leukotriene receptor 2-like isoform X1, with translation MFNRMTTLWLETSHSLDYTLPPVIIHLGNHTTTAFNSNQSCSGDDEIFKYRAYTVTYLLVFPMAFLSNIGALFVFLRLMPKRSASSVLMTNLALSDACFSLTLPLRLAYYFRGARWDLPDWLCRLCVFCFYLNLYTSVLFLTGLSVLRWLAVLKPLRHRALATPLRALLACLGIWLFVGGASVPFLFSGTRVRAGLTRCFEPRNPASWKMIFILNYVGMTFGFLIPFLTILGCYGCIIHRLTATVSSALGLTGSLNRNKIRNQGRRRRRRRSLRLVAMVICTFLLCFLPYHVARSLHLHAVVGRWGCVATATLQRVLVVTLCLAAANSAVNPLLYYYSGETFRAVIRSASSRRRSFSSSFTQGSLLLSRRKKTTMPTTATMRDSPLAPSLTLPGSLPDTPLAPPLTLPGSLPDTPLAPPLTLPGSRPDTNLAPPLTLPGSLPDTNLAPPLTLPGSLPDTTLAPPLTLPGSLPDTNLAPPLTLPGSLPDRTLAPPLTLPGSLPDTQSRVEDSL, from the exons ATGTTCAACAGAATGACAA CTCTGTGGCTTGAAACGTCCCACTCGCTCGACTACACCCTTCCACCAGTGATCATTCACCTTGGTAACCACACCACGACAGCATTCAATAGCAACCAGTCCTGTAGTGGTGATGACGAGATCTTTAAGTACCGAGCCTACACTGTCACCTACCTACTGGTGTTCCCTATGGCGTTTCTTAGCAACATTGGAGCGCTGTTTGTGTTCCTGCGACTGATGCCCAAACGGTCTGCGTCCTCTGTCCTCATGACCAATCTCGCCCTATCAGATGCATGCTTCTCCCTCACCCTGCCGCTGCGATTGGCCTACTACTTCAGAGGCGCTCGCTGGGACCTCCCTGATTGGCTGTGCCGACTGTGTGTGTTTTGCTTCTATCTCAACCTCTACACCAg CGTTCTCTTCCTTACTGGACTGAGCGTGCTCCGTTGGCTGGCCGTGCTGAAGCCTCTCCGTCATCGAGCCTTGGCCACGCCCCTTCGTGCTTTATTGGCTTGCTTGGGCATTTGGCTGTTTGTGGGCGGCGCTTCAGTCCCATTCCTGTTTTCGGGGACCAGGGTGAGGGCGGGACTAACACGCTGCTTCGAGCCACGTAACCCTGCCTCCTGGAAGATGATCTTCATTCTCAACTACGTGGGCATGACATTCGGCTTCCTGATCCCGTTCCTCACCATCCTCGGTTGCTACGGCTGCATCATCCACCGACTGACAGCTACAGTCTCGTCAGCATTAGGGTTGACTGGTAGCCTGAACAGGAACAAGATACGTAACCAGGGGAGACGTCGGCGCCGGCGCCGGTCTCTGCGTCTGGTCGCCATGGTGATCTGCACATTCCTACTATGCTTTCTGCCCTATCACGTGGCTCGCTCACTGCACCTGCACGCGGTGGTGGGCAGGTGGGGCTGTGTTGCTACGGCGACACTGCAGCGGGTGTTGGTGGTGACGCTGTGTCTAGCGGCGGCCAACAGTGCGGTTAACCCTCTGTTGTACTACTACTCCGGGGAGACCTTTAGAGCGGTCATACGCAGCGCCTCGTCACGACGAcggtccttctcctcctccttcactcaGGGCAGCCTGCTGCTCTCTCGCAGAAAGAAGACCACAATGCCTACAACAGCAACAATGCGAGACTCACCCCTCGCTCCATCCCTAACCCTTCCTGGGTCCCTACCAGACACACCCCTCGCTCCACCCCTAACCCTTCCTGGGTCCCTACCAGACACACCCCTCGCTCCACCCCTAACCCTTCCTGGGTCGCGACCAGACACAAACCTCGCTCCACCCCTAACCCTTCCTGGGTCGCTACCAGACACAAACCTTGCTCCACCCCTAACCCTTCCTGGGTCGCTACCAGACACAACTCTCGCTCCACCCCTAACCCTTCCTGGGTCGCTACCAGACACAAACCTCGCTCCACCCCTAACCCTTCCTGGGTCGCTACCAGACAGAACCCTCGCTCCACCCCTAACCCTTCCTGGGTCCCTACCAGACACACAAAGCCGTGTGGAAGACAGTCTATAA
- the LOC118400456 gene encoding cysteinyl leukotriene receptor 2-like isoform X2 — MFNRMTTLWLETSHSLDYTLPPVIIHLDACFSLTLPLRLAYYFRGARWDLPDWLCRLCVFCFYLNLYTSVLFLTGLSVLRWLAVLKPLRHRALATPLRALLACLGIWLFVGGASVPFLFSGTRVRAGLTRCFEPRNPASWKMIFILNYVGMTFGFLIPFLTILGCYGCIIHRLTATVSSALGLTGSLNRNKIRNQGRRRRRRRSLRLVAMVICTFLLCFLPYHVARSLHLHAVVGRWGCVATATLQRVLVVTLCLAAANSAVNPLLYYYSGETFRAVIRSASSRRRSFSSSFTQGSLLLSRRKKTTMPTTATMRDSPLAPSLTLPGSLPDTPLAPPLTLPGSLPDTPLAPPLTLPGSRPDTNLAPPLTLPGSLPDTNLAPPLTLPGSLPDTTLAPPLTLPGSLPDTNLAPPLTLPGSLPDRTLAPPLTLPGSLPDTQSRVEDSL, encoded by the exons ATGTTCAACAGAATGACAA CTCTGTGGCTTGAAACGTCCCACTCGCTCGACTACACCCTTCCACCAGTGATCATTCACCTTG ATGCATGCTTCTCCCTCACCCTGCCGCTGCGATTGGCCTACTACTTCAGAGGCGCTCGCTGGGACCTCCCTGATTGGCTGTGCCGACTGTGTGTGTTTTGCTTCTATCTCAACCTCTACACCAg CGTTCTCTTCCTTACTGGACTGAGCGTGCTCCGTTGGCTGGCCGTGCTGAAGCCTCTCCGTCATCGAGCCTTGGCCACGCCCCTTCGTGCTTTATTGGCTTGCTTGGGCATTTGGCTGTTTGTGGGCGGCGCTTCAGTCCCATTCCTGTTTTCGGGGACCAGGGTGAGGGCGGGACTAACACGCTGCTTCGAGCCACGTAACCCTGCCTCCTGGAAGATGATCTTCATTCTCAACTACGTGGGCATGACATTCGGCTTCCTGATCCCGTTCCTCACCATCCTCGGTTGCTACGGCTGCATCATCCACCGACTGACAGCTACAGTCTCGTCAGCATTAGGGTTGACTGGTAGCCTGAACAGGAACAAGATACGTAACCAGGGGAGACGTCGGCGCCGGCGCCGGTCTCTGCGTCTGGTCGCCATGGTGATCTGCACATTCCTACTATGCTTTCTGCCCTATCACGTGGCTCGCTCACTGCACCTGCACGCGGTGGTGGGCAGGTGGGGCTGTGTTGCTACGGCGACACTGCAGCGGGTGTTGGTGGTGACGCTGTGTCTAGCGGCGGCCAACAGTGCGGTTAACCCTCTGTTGTACTACTACTCCGGGGAGACCTTTAGAGCGGTCATACGCAGCGCCTCGTCACGACGAcggtccttctcctcctccttcactcaGGGCAGCCTGCTGCTCTCTCGCAGAAAGAAGACCACAATGCCTACAACAGCAACAATGCGAGACTCACCCCTCGCTCCATCCCTAACCCTTCCTGGGTCCCTACCAGACACACCCCTCGCTCCACCCCTAACCCTTCCTGGGTCCCTACCAGACACACCCCTCGCTCCACCCCTAACCCTTCCTGGGTCGCGACCAGACACAAACCTCGCTCCACCCCTAACCCTTCCTGGGTCGCTACCAGACACAAACCTTGCTCCACCCCTAACCCTTCCTGGGTCGCTACCAGACACAACTCTCGCTCCACCCCTAACCCTTCCTGGGTCGCTACCAGACACAAACCTCGCTCCACCCCTAACCCTTCCTGGGTCGCTACCAGACAGAACCCTCGCTCCACCCCTAACCCTTCCTGGGTCCCTACCAGACACACAAAGCCGTGTGGAAGACAGTCTATAA